The genomic DNA TGTCGCTCGGAGGCGCACCATTAAATTTATTTGGTACGGACAAACAAAAACAGGATCATCTCGTTCCTATTTGTACAGGTGATGCTTTGGGGGCTTTCGGTTTAACGGAACCCAATGCGGGTTCGGATGCCGGAGGTACGGAAACAGAAGCCTATCTAGAGGGGGGTGAGTGGGTCATTAATGGAAGCAAGTCGTATATTACGAATGCTAGCTATGCCCAAGTTGTACCACTCACAGCTGTCACAGATAAAAAGGGTGAGGATAAGGAGATTACCTCCATCATTGTTCCAAGGAATGTGGAGGGTTTCTCCGTCAACACCCCTTATGACAAAATGGGCTTAAATGCATCAAATACGACTGAATTGTATTTGAATGATGTTCGGGTTCCTGAAGACTATGTTTTGGGCCATCGAGGCGAAGGGTTTAAACAATTTCTTATTACGTTGGATGGAGGACGAATTGGGATTGGTGCGATGGCAGTAGGTATTGCTCAAGGTGCTTATGAACGCGCACTTACTTATGCAAAAGAACGGCGCCAATTTAATCGACCCATCGGGACATTTCAAGCCATTCAATTTAAGTTAGCTGATATGGCAATGAAAGTTGAACTGGCCCGTTCAATGGTCTATAAAGCTGCATGGCTGAAAGATGTGGGGAAATCGTTTAAAAAGGAAGCCGCAATGTGTAAACTTTATGCTTCTGAAGTGTGTATGGATATTTGTCGCGACGCCATTCAAATTCACGGCGGGAATGGTTATATGCGTGAATACGAAGTTGAGCGATTCATGCGTGATGCTAAGCTTTTGGAAATTGGAGAAGGGACTTCGGAAATTCAGCGAATGGTGATTGCTCGCGAAATTGGCTGCTAGTGATAATAAAAATAAATCATTCTATGGGTGTTGGAGAGGACCTATGTCAAACATCACGACATATCTCAGGCTAAATATTTTTATAAATAGGGTGATGGTTATGGCAAGGTTCATTGACAAGACAATTGGACAATTACTTCAAGATCGAACGCAAGTCAACGGAAATGATGAAGCTATCGTGTATCCTGACGAAGGGATCCGCTGGAATTATCAGACGTTTGCATACAAGACAAAACAATTAGCCAAAGGTTTGATGGCTCTTGGTATTCAAAAAGGAGAACATATTGCTGTCTGGGCAAACAATGTTCCCGAATGGATATTACTTCAGTTTGCATCCGCCCGTATGGGAGCGGTGCTGGTAACCGTCAATACGAATTATCGTGAAAGCGAATTAGAATACTTGCTCAAGCAATCGGATAGTACCCATCTTTTTCTCGTAGATGGTTTTAAAGACGTCTCTTATACTGACATTGCTCGAAATATTAAAAATAGTGGCGTCTGTCCAGAATTGCAACGGTTAGTCTATATAGGTGCTCAAAATGTGGGAGATATGACATCATTTGAACAATTATACGATATTGCTGAGGCCGTTAGTGATGATGAATTGGTCAGTCGTGAACAATTACTGAGCCCCAATGAAGTGATTAATATGCAATATACTTCAGGAACAACAGGATTTCCAAAGGGGGTTATGCTTAGTCATCACAATATCGTTAATAATGCTTACCAAGTAGCTATGGCGATGGGCTTGGACCATGGTGACCGTTTATGCATACCAGTACCTTTCTTTCATTGCTTTGGATGTGTGATGAGTATTGTAGCGAGTGTCGCGGTTGGAGCTGTTATGGTTCCGGTGGTATCCTTTGAACCAGAAACCGTTTTACAAACGGTTGAGAGTGAAAAATGTACCGCTTTACAAGGCGTACCGACAATGTTTATCGCAGAACTAAATCACCCGAAGTTTAATGACTATGACATCTCGACTTTAAAAAAAGGTATTATGGCCGGATCACCATGTCCAATGGAAATCATGAATAAAGTTATTGAACAAATGGGAATGACGGATGTCACGATTGCTTATGGGCAAACGGAGTCCTCCCCTGTGATAACGCAAACTAGGACAAATGATACTGTTTCTCGTAAGGTTGATACAGTTGGTCAGGTTTTGCCTTTAGTAGAAGCCAAAGTCGTTGAACCTGAAACAGGAAAGGAATTGCCTGCAGGGCATCAAGGGGAATTATGCACCCGTGGTTATCATGTGATGGCAGGCTATTATAAAAACCACGTAGCAACTAAACAGGTGATTGATGACCAAGGATGGCTACACACCGGTGATTTGGCCACAGTGGATGTTGAAGGATATTACAAGATTACCGGCCGGCTTAAAGATATGATCATTCGTGGTGGCGAGAATTTATATCCACGTGAAATTGAAGAGTTTTTATATTCACATCCAGCTGTTAAAGATGTTCAAGTTGTAGGTGTACCGGATAGAAGATTCGGAGAAATTGTGGTGGCCTATGTACAGCTTATTAATGAAAACGATTGCTCGGAATATGAATTAAAGGCTTATTGCAAGGGACGTATCGCGACATATAAAATTCCTGCTCATTTCTTCTTCGTATCAAGTTATCCGATGACAGCATCAGGTAAAATTCAAAAATATAAACTACGTAAGCAAGCAATCAATGCATTGGAACAGAGTGAAAATCATCTTTGATGAACAGTATGTTTTTCAAAATCAGAGGTAAAATAAAATTATCATGACGAAAATTTGAACAAAGAGTGACAAAACAAGTGATGAGTTGCCCCTTTTCTTGTATTTCGAAATACAGTAAAATATAATAAGTATTAGACTTGTCCATTTTAAATACATATACTTATTGATGGGATCTAAGGTTTTGCTAAGGAGGTAGTTCAATCATGAAACGGAATCCGATTATACCATTTGCGACAATTGCTGTTCTTGGCATTGTTCTTATGATTGTTCTAGGAGCTTTTGGTATGAATGAAGTTCAAAAGAAACAAGCTGAGAATGATGAACCGAAGAAGGAACAGAAATCTAATATGGCATCGCAGCCACCGGAAAAAATTTATTCCAACAATTGTGCAAGTTGTCATGGTAATAATTTACAAGGTGCTATGGGTCCGAAATTAAAGGGAAATGATTTATCCAAAGATGCTATTCAGACTCAGATTAAAGAAGGCGGCGGCGGTATGCCACCAGGGGTTATTAAAGGGGAAGCGGCACAAAAAGTCGCAGAATGGCTAACGAAACAATAAAAGATCGCAGGATGAACGATCACTGTTAACAGTGATCGTTTTTCTTCATGTAAACAAGTCAAAGCTAGGTTGGTGATGTTATTTGATTCAAGCAATTGATATTTCTGAACGGTTAAAGGTGATTACGACACTTATTCCTGATGACACCCATGTTTTGGCGGATATAGGCAGTGATCATGCCTATCTTCCATGTTATGCTTATCAGATGGGTAAAGTTAACAATGCAATCGCTGGAGAAGTGGGTTATGGGCCGTTACGATCTGCTGAACAGACGATCAAAACGTGGGAGTTGCAATCGGTTATCGAAACGAGGCAAGGTGATGGGTTGGCTGTTCTCGAATACGCTGAAGCTGATGTCGTTGTGATTGCAGGTATGGGTGGAGCATTAATCCGGGATATTCTTGCAGCTGGACATCAAATCTTAAGCCCAACCACGACTTTGTTACTTCAGCCCAATAACTGTGAGCCTGAAGTAAGAGGCTGGTTAAATGATGAAGGGTGGGCCATTCATTCTGAACGATTGATCCAGGAAAACGGTCATTATTATGAAATCATTTGTGCTGATCGATCGCGTCAACCCGGAAGTCTAAGTCGCAAGGAGCTACTATTTGGGCCAATATTGCTACATAATCCTAGTGATCCAGCGTTTAGGGCCAAATGGAGTCATGAATGGGATAAACGCAAGAAGATTCTATCGTCTTTATCAAAAGCTACAATGGCAGCATCGGTACAAGAAAAAAAACGTCGGTTTCAGAGAGAACAATCATACATAGAGGAGGTATTATCATGGGAAAAAACTTAAAGGGCCAGACACTGATTCAAGCCTTTGAATCATGGGCGCCTAAATCGCTCGCATTTAATGATGATCGAAATCGCATCGGATTACAAATCGGAACATTAGACAAACCCATCAACAAAGTCATGGTTACATTGGATGTGCTAAGCACAACGGTCGATGAGGCGATCGAGCAAGGCGTCGATTTGATTATTGCCCACCATGCTGTAATATTCAAGCCGCTGAAGGATATGCGTACAGACCGCGGGCAAAGCCAAATTGTAGCGAAGTGTGTCCAACATAACATTGCTGTCTATATTGCGCATACGAATTTGGATATTGCTCAAGGTGGCATCAATGATATGTTAGCCGAGTGTCTAGGCGTACATCATACAGAGATTTTAGTTCCGACCCAATCAGAGCAGCTCTATAAACTTGCTGTCTATGTTCCTGACTCCCATGCGGATCAGCTTCGCTCGTCGCTAGGTGCAGCAGGTGCCGGTTATATCGGTCACTACAGTCATTGTACCTATAACATACAAGGGGTTGGAACTTTTATGCCTGAGGATGGAACGAATCCTTATATTGGGCAGAGCGGGACGCTTGAAAAAGTTAATGAAGTCAAGGTTGAGACAGTCGTCCCAGAAAGTGATGTTAAACGAGTTGTTGCTAAGATGTTAAAAGCTCATCCTTATGAAGAGCCAGCCTATGATGTTTATTTGCTGAAAAGCGAAGGCAAGGCCTTTGGGTTAGGGCGAATGGGAACACTGCCATCACCCCTGTCATTGCAGGCGTTGGCCGAAGACGTCAAAATGAAACTGGGACTTGATGGTGTTCGAGTCGTTGGCCATTTAGATGATAATATAAAATCCGTTGCCATCCTTGGTGGCGATGGCACAAGCTTTATGAAGACGGCAGCTTTTAAGGGGGCTGATGTTCTCATTACCGGCGATATCGACTATCACACAGGACACGACGCAATTCTAGAGGGGCTAAATATTATTGATGCCGGGCATTATATTGAAAAAGTGATGATTGCCGGTGTTGCTGAATTTCTCGATACATTTATTAAGAACCAAGGTTACGATGCTGAAGTGGTGAAAACGAATGTTGATACCAACCCATTTCAGTTTATTTAAATGGCTTTTTTTCGTTGGGGTCTCACTTTGGTCATGTACCGCAGGAGTCTAAGTGTATTTGGGCGGCTAACAGCATCTAACAGTTTTTTATAAAAAGCAAATTAATACAGAAGTAGAGAAACACGGAACCTAGCTTTGAGGTTCCGTGTTTCTTCTTGGTCGTGCTTTATTTTTCTTTAATTTAACCTTTGGAAGAATGTTCTTACCGCGTGTTACGGTCTGTTTTTTCTCCCAAGTGTCTGGATCGTTAGGGTCAAATTGGTCGATAAATAGAACGACTTCTTTGGTGAGTTGTGTTGGTGTGGAAGCACCAGCAGTAACGGCTACTTTTTGACAATCTTTCAGCCAATCGATATTGAGCTCTGATAAGTCAGCGATTCGATGCGCAGGTGTGCCAGCGACTTCTTGGGACACCTGCGCCAAACGATTAGAATTGTTACTGCGCGGGTCGCCGACAACAACAAGCAAATCGGCGTCTTGGGCCTGTTCAGCAACGGCTTCTTGCCGTGTTTGGGTTGCCAAGCAAATTTCATTATGAATCGTTGCCTGTGGATATTTTTCTTGAATATGATTCATAATCTCACGGACATCCCACTGACTCATAGTCGTTTGGTTTGTGATAATAATCCGGTCATTTTGGATATTTAATTGATCAACATCATCATGCGTTTCGACAAGATGGACGATATCCGGTGCAACGCCCATTGCACCTTCGGGTTCAGGATGGCCTTTTTTACCAATATAAATGACTTCATAACCTTCTTGCCTTTTATCCCTTATTAAGTCATGGGTCTTGGTAACGTCAGGACAGGTGGCATCAATGGTTGTTAAACCTTTATCATCAGCCATTTGACGGACTTCGGGCGAAACACCATGAGCTGTGAAAATCACTGTACCTTGGTTAATCTCTTGCAAGAGATCAAGCCTTTTTTTTCCGTCTAGTGTGATAATATCTTCTTCCTCAAAAGCTTCAGTCACATGATTGTTATGAACAATCATGCCTAAAATATATATCGGACGCGGTAATTCAGGGTTCATGGCCGCTTTTCGAGCGATGACCATAGCATCAACAACCCCGTAACAATAGCCACGTGGAGATATTTTTGTGACTTCCATAAAAGTCTATGCCTCCTTGTACACAAGGACTTTTTCTTTTCTCATTATACAAGAGGCATAGCAATTAAACAATGAATGAAACATGAAATTAAATATATAATTTGGGAACGGATGGTTTCACTTTAATTTCGTCGGACTCCTCGATGTTTTTTTGACGGCGTTTTCGGTTGGATGATGGTGCTTTTGGTTGTTTATTGATATTTTTTTGCTCCTGGTTTGTGGCATCTTGATGAGCATCATGGTGCGCTGATGATGCATCATGATGCTGATGATCGTCTTTTGTTTCCCTTTCTTCAGTGCTAGTATCTTCACCAGAATTGGCTTGAATGTCTCTAAACGCTTTAGCCATCTTAAGCATCTGCGGTACATTTTTAACCATGGGACCGTATTTTTGAACCATTGGGCCATATTTTTGTATCATAGGTATGACGGTTTGCGCTGTTTTGATAGCTTTTTGCGCATTTTGCAATAATCCACCGCCACCTGTTCCACTGACTAGACCCGATAACTGGCTAGCGTTTTGTAAGCCTTGACCCATTGACCCCGGATTCATAGTTGGCCCGGGAAATCCACCACCTGGTCCAAAAGGGGGTTGACCAAAGCCCGATGTCGGCATTTGACTACTTTGTTTAAATGGAAACATGGCGCGCCTCCTTTCTAGTCAAACCATGCTGATATATTTTATGCACGTCAAACGAAACAGTGTTTGTTGGACAAGTTATTCCCTTCTAGGGAAAAGAGTATGTTAAAATTATTATATTAGAAGGAGGATGATCGGATGGCTAAAATAGGTTCACATGTATCCATGAAGGGTGACAAGATGTTACTCGGGGCAAGCGAAGAAGCCCTGTCGTATGGGGCGAATACGTTCATGATTTATACGGGTGCCCCGCAGAATACAAAACGTAAAGCAATTGATAAACTAAATATTGAGGCAGGTAAAGACCATATGGAGACACACGGCATGGAAGATATTGTTGTGCACGCTCCTTATATTATAAATATCGCTAATACACAAAAACCGGAAACCTTTCAAATTGGTGTTGAATTTTTGCGTAAAGAAATTGACCGAACGGAAGCATTGGGAGCGAAACAAATTGTGTTACATCCAGGATCGCATGTGGGAGCCGGGGTTGATGCAGGTATCACGAAAATTATTGAAGGCCTTAATGAAGTGCTAACACCTGATGATAACGTTCAGATTGCTTTAGAAACGATGGCTGGTAAGGGATCTGAGTGTGGTTTTGAATTTGAACACCTTGCTCAAATTATGGATGGTGTCACTCATAATGAACACCTATCCGTTTGTTTTGATACATGTCACACTCATGATGCCGGGTATGATGTCGTTAATGATTTTGATGGCGTTCTTGAGACTTTTGATAGTATTATTGGATTGGACAAGCTTAAGGTCATTCATATTAATGACAGTAAAAATCCTCAAGGTGCGCGAAAAGACCGGCATGCGAATATTGGTACTGGCTATATCGGGTTTGACGCTATTAATAAAGTGGTTCATCATGATCAGCTTTCACACTTGCCGAAGATTTTGGAAACCCCTTATGTTGGTGAAGACAAAAAGAATAAAAAACCACCGTATGCTTTTGAAATTCAAATGTTGCGTGAACAATCATTTAATGATGATTTAATTGAAGATATTATCAATCAGTAAGACGAGGGGGTGTCCCTCGTCTTTTTAACATTATAAAAGCCGATCCAGTAATCCTTTAATGTCACGGGCTAAATCTGGATGTGTAGCTGCGAGCTGTTTTAGGGCTGTTTGCCTTTGGCTTTTATTAAAGATATCCACGTCCTGTTGTTGTAAAATACCTAACACCTTTTCAGCCTCATCCTGTTTGATTTTGAATCCATACTGTTTAGCTAGTTTCACTAATCCGCTTGGTGTTAGTTGGTTGATCTTCTGGTTCAACATCTGACGAAACATTGAATTCATTGATTCACACCTCTCATCATCTACTCTTAGTCAACATATGACGTTACCAAGATGATTGTGAGGTATTCTTTATGAAAGAATTTATGACAATATTCGACAATTGAAAACGAAGCCTGTCTAAGAATATTTAGTTATAGAACCTATATAAATTATTAAGATTTTAGTATAATAAACATAGAATGAGTTTCAAAAGTCAAGGGAGGGGTTTGCCATTTTTGATCCGTCGACAACCTCAGCAGATGACTTCGCCAAAACTGATGATCTGACTTTTGATATACGGTTGACATTATCTTTGGACGGTAAAATTTTGACATACAATCAAAACGCCCGTCAATATGTTATGGGCAACGGTGATTTATTTTTTGATCATTTTCCCCCTGATTCTCAGAACCAAGTGTTGACATTTTTAAATAAAATTTCCCAATCTCATCAGCTCATTGAAGACTGGCTATGTCAAAAATGTGATGATCATCTTGATTTCATTCATTATCGAGGGAAATTCATTAACGGTAATATTCAATTAGTGGGTCAACAGCAGAACTGGGGAGAAAGAATTGACGGAATCTTGAAACACAAACAGCAAATGGAATCGGTTTCTTATTTGTCTGCCGGATTTGCTCATGAATTACGGAATCCACTATCTGTAATTAAAGGGTTTATTCAATTGTCAGCGTTGACGGGAGATATCGATAAATATTATCAGACGATCACCTCAGAGATCGACAGAATGAATGGCATTATTGATGACTTCTTATCACTGTCCCGAAAGTCTCCTAAAAAAGCGGAATATCAGCCGCATGAATTGTTTGAATCATTGGTATCACTGATTCGTGCTGAATGTTTGCTGCAGAGTATTGAATTGGACTGCCGTTTTGAGCCTTCAAATCGTCAATTAAGTTTAAATAAATCGATGATAAAACAAATCATTTTAAACTTATTGCGAAATTCGATTGAGGCATTCGAAGAAAATCAAAAAAAGCGACATTTTTACATATATGGAACGGTGGATGCTTCGGGTTACAAAATTGAAGTAAGTGATAATGGCCCCGGGATGAAACAAGAAGTGATTGATCAATTAGGCAAGCCTTTTTTTACGACGAAAGAGAGCGGGACAGGGATTGGCATTCCTTTATGCAAAAAGATTGTTTTGGATCATGGTGGACAATTTCATATTGACAGCACATTGGGACAAGGGACAACAGTGACTTTATTTTTTCCATTTTCTAAAGGTTGATTCTGATTTTTTAGCTAGGATAATCATCTGGTCATGTACACATACTATTGGTGATCCTATATTGGAAAGTGAGGGATCACGATGGCAGATGAGCATGAGGAACGACGTAAAGACGAGAAAAAGGATCCGTCGTTACACGAAGAAGACAAAGTGATGGACGGCACTCGGACAACGGATGGTGAGGAAAAGTACCTGGAAGAGACAGCGGCTGAACCAGCCGGTGATGAGCGATTGATGAATCATAAGGCAGTTGGTCCAACAAACATGGATCAAGCTGAAGGGACAGGTATGGGTTGGCTAGCTTTAGCCCTATCCATTGTTGCGCTGTTTTTCCTCCCCGTTATAATGGGTGCAGCCGGGATCATTATTGGCTTTATCGCTAGAAGACAAGGTGCAGGTGCTCTTGGCGGTTGGGCGATTGGTATTGGAGCGGCCGCCATTTTAATTACTCTTTTTGCTGCACCACTTTTATAGAAAAATCTAAGGGGTATTCCATGAAAATGGGGATACCCCTGTTTTTTGTTTCATATACTTATTCGGGAGGGGATGCTGATATATGGATGTAAATGAAGCTATAAAAACAAGGCGTTCTGTACGAAAGGTGTCTGACAAGGTGCCTGATCGGGAAACGATTAATAGCATTTTAGAGAGCGGTCGATGGGCCCCGAATCACTTTAAAACGGAACCTTATCATTTTGAAGTGTTAATCGGTGAAGGGCGTCAAAAATTAGGAAATGTTTACGGGAATATTAATATTGAACAGTTACAGAATCCAACGGATCAAACGAAAGAACAGGTATATGGACGGGGAATGGAAAAGGCTTATCGTGCACCTGTTGTTATTGTTGTTAAAGTGGAACCAAGTGATCGGGAACAAGTTGTGTTCCTAGAAGAGATCGCTTCAACTTCGTGTGCTGTTCAGAATATGCTCCTAACCATTCATAATCTTGGTCTTGGAGCGATTTGGCGAACGGGTCAACCTTCTTATCATGAAAAGATGAAAGAGGCCTTTAATGTTTCGGAGAATGGATTGGTTCTGGGGTATATTTACCTTGGTTATCCTGTGGATGAAAGCGATCCGCCGAAGAAACGGTCACTTAATGACGTCGTTACATGGACAGAGAACGCAACACGGCAATAAAAAAGATGGGATCATCGTAAGATGAATCCCATCTTTTTTAAATCAGGCCTCAGTTGTTTCTTTTTTCTTTGCTTCATTGTCGTAGTGTTCTTGTGCCAAGATGTCGACTTCTTTTTTCAACTCTTCAACCATGGTATCTTCAGGCACTTTCCGAACGACCTCACCGTGTTTGAATAAGAGGCCTTCACCTTTACCACCAGCAATGCCAATGTCCGCTTCACGCGCTTCACCGGGACCGTTAACAGCACAACCAAGAACGGCAACTTTAATAGGGGCTTTGATTTGTTGAATATACTCTTCAACTTCATCAACGACTTTGAAAAGATCCATTTGAATCCGTCCGCAGGTTGGGCAGGAAATCAATGTGGCTGCATTGGAGGCTAAACCAAAAGTTTTTAAGAGCTCACGAGCAACTTTGACTTCTTGGACAGGATCAGTGGATAGTGAAATTCTCATTGTATTGCCAATCCCTTGATGTAAAAGAACGCCTAGACCAGCTGAACTCTTAATAGATCCAGAAAATTTTGTACCCGATTCTGTAATGCCGAGATGAAGCGGGTAATCAAAGGCCTTGGAGGCTTTTTCATAGGCTTCAACGGCAAGGTGGACATCTGACGCCTTCATGGAAACAACAATATCATGGAAGTCGAGGTCTTCAAGAATTTTAATATGCGCTAAAGCACTTTCCACCATACCATCAGCTGTTGGATAACCGTATTTTTCTACAATGTGGCGTTCAAGTGAGCCCGCGTTAACGCCGATACGAATCGGGATCCCTTTGTCTTTGGCAGCTGTAACAACTGCTTCAACTTTATCCCGACTACCGATATTGCCCGGGTTGATTCTAATTTTATCAGCGCCGCCTTCGATCGCTTTTAAGGCTAGTTTGTAGTTAAAATGAATGTCAACGACTAAAGGAATATTAATGCGTTGCTTAATCTCTGGTATAGCGTCAGCCGCTGCATCATCGGGGCAAGCAACACGAACAATTTGACATCCGGCTTCTTCCAATCGTTCGATTTCGGCGACAGTCGCTTCGACGTCATGAGTTTTCGTTGTTGTCATACTTTGGATGATAAGTTCATTAGAACCGCCAATGGTGAGGTCACCAACGTTTACTTGGCGTGTTTGTGTTCGATGGGTGATTTCTGACATAAACCCGATCGCTCCTTTATATATAGGGAAATATTTATCCCTGATAATCATTTCATATGAACATTACTATTGTAGCAAGTCTTGTATGGATTCGGCAACAGATAGAATTTAGTATAAAGGAAAAGCGTATACTTTGTCGATCTGAATTTGATTGGGGTCAACGCCATTATTTAAGTGTTTAAAATCGGCCATGATTTGTTTAATGGATGTTTTTTGCTGAGGATTTAATTGTTCTACAATGGATAGGACAGTGTCCCCAGGTCCAACTTTAACGTTCTTATGAGGTTGAGAAGACTTACTGGGTTCTTTTATATCAACTGATTGTTTGGAAACAGCTTTAGGCAATGTACCGGTCGTTAAATCATGATAACTTGTCCATATAAATAAAATGAGAACACATAAAAAGAAAAGTTTTTTCATACAGAACACCTCCTCGAGCGGTCGGGCGGTTTTTCCTTATGTCTATGCTTGTCCCACCCGATATATAACCTATGATTTGAAACTTTTTTATCAACAGTTCGTAAAAACAAAGATAGGGAAGGAGGAGACTTTGTGGCATTATTATCATATCCATTTATGGGATTTGTGGTTATTTTGTTAGCATCGGTATTATTATTTGGTGAAGTGCTCGTTAAGGTCCGAGGGGTATTTGGCACTAT from Tuberibacillus sp. Marseille-P3662 includes the following:
- a CDS encoding deoxyribonuclease IV, which gives rise to MAKIGSHVSMKGDKMLLGASEEALSYGANTFMIYTGAPQNTKRKAIDKLNIEAGKDHMETHGMEDIVVHAPYIINIANTQKPETFQIGVEFLRKEIDRTEALGAKQIVLHPGSHVGAGVDAGITKIIEGLNEVLTPDDNVQIALETMAGKGSECGFEFEHLAQIMDGVTHNEHLSVCFDTCHTHDAGYDVVNDFDGVLETFDSIIGLDKLKVIHINDSKNPQGARKDRHANIGTGYIGFDAINKVVHHDQLSHLPKILETPYVGEDKKNKKPPYAFEIQMLREQSFNDDLIEDIINQ
- a CDS encoding Nif3-like dinuclear metal center hexameric protein, translating into MGKNLKGQTLIQAFESWAPKSLAFNDDRNRIGLQIGTLDKPINKVMVTLDVLSTTVDEAIEQGVDLIIAHHAVIFKPLKDMRTDRGQSQIVAKCVQHNIAVYIAHTNLDIAQGGINDMLAECLGVHHTEILVPTQSEQLYKLAVYVPDSHADQLRSSLGAAGAGYIGHYSHCTYNIQGVGTFMPEDGTNPYIGQSGTLEKVNEVKVETVVPESDVKRVVAKMLKAHPYEEPAYDVYLLKSEGKAFGLGRMGTLPSPLSLQALAEDVKMKLGLDGVRVVGHLDDNIKSVAILGGDGTSFMKTAAFKGADVLITGDIDYHTGHDAILEGLNIIDAGHYIEKVMIAGVAEFLDTFIKNQGYDAEVVKTNVDTNPFQFI
- a CDS encoding acyl-CoA dehydrogenase family protein; this encodes MNYELNEEQNMIQKMMREFAEEVVAPGAIERDKSKAFPETIFKQLGDLGILGLPFPEAYGGSGADTISFAIATEELSRVCGSTGITYSAHVSLGGAPLNLFGTDKQKQDHLVPICTGDALGAFGLTEPNAGSDAGGTETEAYLEGGEWVINGSKSYITNASYAQVVPLTAVTDKKGEDKEITSIIVPRNVEGFSVNTPYDKMGLNASNTTELYLNDVRVPEDYVLGHRGEGFKQFLITLDGGRIGIGAMAVGIAQGAYERALTYAKERRQFNRPIGTFQAIQFKLADMAMKVELARSMVYKAAWLKDVGKSFKKEAAMCKLYASEVCMDICRDAIQIHGGNGYMREYEVERFMRDAKLLEIGEGTSEIQRMVIAREIGC
- the vrrA gene encoding VrrA/YqfQ family protein, with product MFPFKQSSQMPTSGFGQPPFGPGGGFPGPTMNPGSMGQGLQNASQLSGLVSGTGGGGLLQNAQKAIKTAQTVIPMIQKYGPMVQKYGPMVKNVPQMLKMAKAFRDIQANSGEDTSTEERETKDDHQHHDASSAHHDAHQDATNQEQKNINKQPKAPSSNRKRRQKNIEESDEIKVKPSVPKLYI
- a CDS encoding AMP-binding protein, yielding MARFIDKTIGQLLQDRTQVNGNDEAIVYPDEGIRWNYQTFAYKTKQLAKGLMALGIQKGEHIAVWANNVPEWILLQFASARMGAVLVTVNTNYRESELEYLLKQSDSTHLFLVDGFKDVSYTDIARNIKNSGVCPELQRLVYIGAQNVGDMTSFEQLYDIAEAVSDDELVSREQLLSPNEVINMQYTSGTTGFPKGVMLSHHNIVNNAYQVAMAMGLDHGDRLCIPVPFFHCFGCVMSIVASVAVGAVMVPVVSFEPETVLQTVESEKCTALQGVPTMFIAELNHPKFNDYDISTLKKGIMAGSPCPMEIMNKVIEQMGMTDVTIAYGQTESSPVITQTRTNDTVSRKVDTVGQVLPLVEAKVVEPETGKELPAGHQGELCTRGYHVMAGYYKNHVATKQVIDDQGWLHTGDLATVDVEGYYKITGRLKDMIIRGGENLYPREIEEFLYSHPAVKDVQVVGVPDRRFGEIVVAYVQLINENDCSEYELKAYCKGRIATYKIPAHFFFVSSYPMTASGKIQKYKLRKQAINALEQSENHL
- the cccA gene encoding cytochrome c550 translates to MKRNPIIPFATIAVLGIVLMIVLGAFGMNEVQKKQAENDEPKKEQKSNMASQPPEKIYSNNCASCHGNNLQGAMGPKLKGNDLSKDAIQTQIKEGGGGMPPGVIKGEAAQKVAEWLTKQ
- a CDS encoding DUF2624 family protein — encoded protein: MNSMFRQMLNQKINQLTPSGLVKLAKQYGFKIKQDEAEKVLGILQQQDVDIFNKSQRQTALKQLAATHPDLARDIKGLLDRLL
- a CDS encoding 4-hydroxy-3-methylbut-2-enyl diphosphate reductase, translated to MEVTKISPRGYCYGVVDAMVIARKAAMNPELPRPIYILGMIVHNNHVTEAFEEEDIITLDGKKRLDLLQEINQGTVIFTAHGVSPEVRQMADDKGLTTIDATCPDVTKTHDLIRDKRQEGYEVIYIGKKGHPEPEGAMGVAPDIVHLVETHDDVDQLNIQNDRIIITNQTTMSQWDVREIMNHIQEKYPQATIHNEICLATQTRQEAVAEQAQDADLLVVVGDPRSNNSNRLAQVSQEVAGTPAHRIADLSELNIDWLKDCQKVAVTAGASTPTQLTKEVVLFIDQFDPNDPDTWEKKQTVTRGKNILPKVKLKKNKARPRRNTEPQS
- a CDS encoding two-component system sensor histidine kinase NtrB, with product MTYNQNARQYVMGNGDLFFDHFPPDSQNQVLTFLNKISQSHQLIEDWLCQKCDDHLDFIHYRGKFINGNIQLVGQQQNWGERIDGILKHKQQMESVSYLSAGFAHELRNPLSVIKGFIQLSALTGDIDKYYQTITSEIDRMNGIIDDFLSLSRKSPKKAEYQPHELFESLVSLIRAECLLQSIELDCRFEPSNRQLSLNKSMIKQIILNLLRNSIEAFEENQKKRHFYIYGTVDASGYKIEVSDNGPGMKQEVIDQLGKPFFTTKESGTGIGIPLCKKIVLDHGGQFHIDSTLGQGTTVTLFFPFSKG
- a CDS encoding tRNA (adenine(22)-N(1))-methyltransferase, producing MIQAIDISERLKVITTLIPDDTHVLADIGSDHAYLPCYAYQMGKVNNAIAGEVGYGPLRSAEQTIKTWELQSVIETRQGDGLAVLEYAEADVVVIAGMGGALIRDILAAGHQILSPTTTLLLQPNNCEPEVRGWLNDEGWAIHSERLIQENGHYYEIICADRSRQPGSLSRKELLFGPILLHNPSDPAFRAKWSHEWDKRKKILSSLSKATMAASVQEKKRRFQREQSYIEEVLSWEKT
- a CDS encoding nitroreductase family protein translates to MDVNEAIKTRRSVRKVSDKVPDRETINSILESGRWAPNHFKTEPYHFEVLIGEGRQKLGNVYGNINIEQLQNPTDQTKEQVYGRGMEKAYRAPVVIVVKVEPSDREQVVFLEEIASTSCAVQNMLLTIHNLGLGAIWRTGQPSYHEKMKEAFNVSENGLVLGYIYLGYPVDESDPPKKRSLNDVVTWTENATRQ